The following proteins are co-located in the Clostridiales bacterium genome:
- a CDS encoding aspartate ammonia-lyase, whose product MSKQYKQDQTFRLEHDSIGTKEVPEHAYYGVQTLRAAENFSITGLTMHQEIVNSIAAIKKAAALTNYEVGRLDKKRTDAIVTACDEIISGKLHDQFIVDPIQGGAGTSLNMNANEVIANRAIELLGGTKGDYLLVNPNDHVNYGQSTNDVFPSCGRITSLKLMIKAQAELYRLYDAFIAKAEEFDGVIKMGRTQMQDAVPIRLGQEFRAYAAAIKRDIARFETAKDEMRSLNLGGTAIGTGLNADEQYLLRVVENIDKITGLNLTQASDLIDATQNLDGYVTVSGVTKSCAVNLSKISNDLRLMSSGPRTGFGEINLPPKQNGSSIMPGKVNPVIPEVVNQVAFNIIGNDITVTLAAEAGQLELNAFEPIIFYNLFQSIETITYAVRTLVDNCITGITANVERCQAMVENSVGIITAVSPHIGYQKAAEIAKEAISTDVSVRELLLREKLLTGEELDIILNPFSMTEPGISGAELLKN is encoded by the coding sequence ATGTCAAAACAATATAAGCAGGATCAAACGTTCCGTCTTGAACACGATTCCATCGGTACGAAGGAAGTTCCGGAGCATGCATATTATGGTGTTCAGACATTACGTGCGGCTGAAAATTTTTCCATTACGGGGCTTACTATGCATCAGGAGATTGTGAACAGCATCGCTGCAATCAAAAAAGCCGCCGCCTTAACAAATTATGAGGTCGGCAGACTGGACAAAAAGCGCACCGATGCAATTGTAACAGCATGTGACGAGATTATTTCCGGAAAACTGCACGACCAATTTATCGTGGACCCCATTCAAGGGGGTGCGGGCACAAGCCTTAACATGAATGCAAATGAAGTCATCGCCAACCGTGCCATTGAGCTTCTGGGAGGGACCAAAGGAGATTACCTGCTCGTGAATCCCAACGACCACGTGAATTACGGGCAATCCACCAATGATGTATTTCCTTCCTGCGGCAGAATTACTTCACTCAAGCTGATGATCAAAGCACAAGCCGAATTATATCGCCTGTACGATGCGTTCATCGCAAAAGCAGAGGAATTTGATGGTGTGATAAAGATGGGGAGGACACAAATGCAAGATGCTGTGCCGATCCGTCTCGGCCAGGAGTTCCGTGCGTATGCCGCTGCGATTAAACGTGATATTGCAAGGTTTGAAACAGCAAAAGATGAAATGCGCAGCTTAAACCTCGGCGGTACAGCCATTGGTACAGGACTTAATGCTGATGAACAATACCTCCTGCGCGTGGTGGAGAATATAGATAAAATCACGGGACTGAATTTGACGCAGGCCAGTGATTTGATCGACGCAACTCAAAATCTCGATGGTTATGTTACCGTTTCCGGTGTGACGAAATCTTGCGCAGTGAACCTTTCGAAAATTTCAAATGATCTGCGGCTCATGTCCTCCGGTCCAAGAACCGGATTTGGAGAAATTAATCTGCCGCCGAAACAAAACGGTTCCAGCATCATGCCTGGAAAGGTCAATCCCGTGATTCCTGAGGTTGTAAATCAGGTTGCCTTTAATATCATTGGTAACGACATCACCGTGACCTTGGCCGCAGAAGCTGGGCAGCTTGAGCTGAATGCGTTTGAACCAATCATTTTTTATAACCTGTTTCAGTCCATCGAGACGATTACCTACGCGGTTCGAACGCTCGTTGACAACTGCATTACAGGAATTACGGCCAATGTAGAGCGCTGCCAAGCCATGGTGGAAAACAGTGTAGGAATTATCACCGCCGTATCTCCGCACATCGGATATCAAAAGGCAGCAGAGATAGCAAAGGAAGCCATTTCCACTGACGTATCGGTACGGGAATTGCTTCTTCGCGAAAAACTATTGACAGGTGAGGAACTCGATATCATTCTGAATCCTTTTTCCATGACAGAGCCGGGAATTTCCGGCGCAGAACTGTTGAAAAACTAG
- a CDS encoding LysR family transcriptional regulator: MFTNKKYVYEVYRAKSFSKAAEKLFISQPSLSLTIKKIEDRIGSQLFDRSTTPIQLTECGEEYIKGAEKIMDIENSFEMYLSDLNDLRTGSLAIGASNFFTSYILPPMIARFKSQYPLVAVNLIEADTARLEKQLYSGALDLIIDNYPFNETHYKKQLFHREQMILAVPETLDLNKHVRKYRLTAEDIMRGKHLGPAMDAIPLEQADGTPFIFLRYGNDTRDRADKIFSENNIKPNIVLELDQLATAYHVACHGIGATLVSDTLVRNIPPDHRMIYYKIDSQYAIRENYFYFKMNKYLTRAMQEFLQLASKPR; encoded by the coding sequence ATGTTCACAAACAAAAAGTATGTTTACGAGGTTTATAGAGCGAAGAGCTTTTCAAAAGCGGCGGAAAAGCTTTTCATTTCCCAGCCATCACTCAGTCTAACCATAAAAAAAATCGAGGACCGTATTGGTTCTCAACTTTTTGATCGCAGTACCACACCAATCCAACTGACGGAATGCGGTGAGGAATATATCAAAGGTGCCGAAAAAATCATGGATATTGAAAACAGCTTTGAGATGTATCTCAGCGACCTGAATGATCTGAGAACGGGCAGCCTTGCCATCGGGGCCAGCAACTTCTTTACCTCCTATATCCTGCCGCCCATGATTGCCAGATTTAAGTCCCAATATCCTCTGGTAGCGGTCAATCTGATCGAGGCCGACACTGCGCGCCTCGAGAAACAGCTGTATTCTGGAGCATTGGACCTGATTATCGATAATTATCCGTTTAACGAAACCCACTATAAAAAACAGCTTTTTCATCGCGAACAAATGATTTTAGCGGTTCCGGAAACGCTCGATTTGAATAAACACGTAAGAAAATACCGACTGACTGCGGAAGATATTATGCGTGGCAAACATCTTGGCCCTGCCATGGACGCGATCCCACTTGAGCAAGCAGATGGCACACCGTTCATATTTCTGAGGTACGGCAACGATACAAGGGATCGGGCAGACAAAATTTTCTCAGAGAACAATATCAAGCCGAACATTGTGCTGGAGCTGGATCAGTTGGCAACAGCCTACCACGTTGCCTGCCATGGCATTGGGGCTACACTGGTCAGCGATACATTGGTTCGCAACATCCCGCCGGATCACCGAATGATCTATTATAAAATCGACAGCCAGTATGCAATTCGGGAGAATTATTTCTATTTCAAGATGAATAAGTATCTCACCCGAGCAATGCAGGAGTTTCTGCAGCTTGCATCCAAGCCTCGATAA
- a CDS encoding ATP-binding cassette domain-containing protein, giving the protein MISIKNLKKEYPNVTPFFDINVEIKKGEVISIIGPSGTGKSTLLRCLNLLETPTSGEIVVDGEVITKKGADIPAVRRKMGMVFQSFNLFSHLTVIENIMLGPVDLLKLSRQQAYDEGLRLLTTVGLVEKALNYPDELSGGQKQRVAIARALAMKPEIILFDEPTSALDPTMVGEVLAVIRSLAREGLTMMIVTHEMKFARDVSTRVFYMDEGGIYEDGPPEQIFDCPKRERTRAFVKRLKTFERVIESSTFDFIEVNTGIEEFGRRQLLSQRQINNLQLVFEELCVQTLLGRGGETLPLRFSVSVSELDGSCEAAIFYSGPSFNPFEEQAGELSIKMVLGLTKEHQWSGENGNHISLVL; this is encoded by the coding sequence ATGATTTCCATTAAGAATTTAAAAAAAGAATATCCCAATGTTACGCCTTTCTTTGACATCAACGTGGAAATTAAAAAAGGAGAGGTGATTTCCATCATTGGTCCCTCTGGTACAGGTAAATCGACGCTGCTGCGGTGCCTGAATCTTTTGGAGACACCGACCTCCGGCGAAATCGTCGTGGACGGAGAGGTCATAACAAAAAAAGGCGCAGACATTCCCGCGGTCCGGCGCAAGATGGGGATGGTTTTTCAGTCCTTCAACCTGTTCTCTCACTTGACCGTGATCGAGAACATTATGCTAGGGCCTGTGGATTTGTTGAAGTTGTCCAGACAGCAGGCATACGATGAAGGGCTTCGCCTGCTCACTACCGTGGGTCTCGTTGAAAAAGCACTCAATTACCCGGACGAACTGTCCGGAGGTCAAAAACAGCGTGTTGCCATTGCACGGGCCTTAGCCATGAAGCCGGAAATCATCCTCTTCGATGAGCCTACTTCAGCGCTGGACCCAACCATGGTGGGCGAGGTGCTGGCTGTCATTCGGTCTCTGGCCAGAGAGGGGCTGACGATGATGATCGTTACCCACGAGATGAAGTTTGCCCGGGACGTGTCTACCCGTGTCTTTTACATGGATGAAGGCGGTATCTACGAGGATGGTCCGCCGGAGCAGATCTTTGATTGCCCTAAGAGAGAGCGCACCAGGGCCTTCGTGAAACGGCTCAAGACCTTCGAACGAGTAATCGAATCATCTACCTTTGATTTTATCGAGGTCAATACCGGCATAGAGGAGTTTGGACGAAGACAGCTTCTTTCACAGAGGCAGATCAACAATTTGCAGTTGGTGTTTGAGGAATTGTGCGTACAGACGCTCCTTGGCAGGGGAGGAGAGACGCTTCCCCTGCGGTTTTCGGTCTCGGTCTCAGAACTGGATGGCTCCTGCGAGGCGGCGATTTTCTACAGCGGTCCCAGCTTTAATCCCTTCGAGGAGCAGGCTGGGGAGCTGTCCATCAAGATGGTGCTTGGTCTGACCAAAGAACATCAGTGGAGTGGAGAGAATGGGAATCACATTTCTCTTGTATTGTAA
- a CDS encoding ABC transporter permease subunit (The N-terminal region of this protein, as described by TIGR01726, is a three transmembrane segment that identifies a subfamily of ABC transporter permease subunits, which specificities that include histidine, arginine, glutamine, glutamate, L-cystine (sic), the opines (in Agrobacterium) octopine and nopaline, etc.) yields the protein MRLKCSRAVALVLTLLILISLLAGCNTKTKSASAEASQNNQQRVPVEASRIGVMEGSTNEVYAEEHYPKADRQSFKNYVDSTAALDAGKLDYAMMDYTSALRFIRSNQNLKIGSGALTDEKLCLGISKSQPELAQKVSAVVDKYLADGTMDEIISHWIKPDVSDYAVVKTPRLEGAPKIKVAIVSSREPTTFMMNGQYAGLDVELIDRILYELGYQAEYLDMEWGAVITAMGSSKADMTMGMYNTPERADKLLFTSPYFTNPQVLVVRQETGEDTGVKTGSDTDEPQYTALNQLSGKVVASQTGTIADQLINNVIPNVNYSYFNTRADMLAALKNSKVEAMPADEPVARLVAAQNPDLVILPEQIVEDHYGVALQKDSPLTVPVNEAIARLKADGTLDKMKEKWTGADERIKVLPKLVYPGANGTLHVSHEMSAEPMEYVGANGESVGYDLELMLRIGEILDRKVEFTGVDFAGLIPMLQSGKADAAVGCMSITDERKKTVDMSDSYYDGGLYFVVRKAADPAATVSAQIKEGFGDSLKASFTRTFLTENRWKLVLDGLKVTVLISICSGLLGSLLGFGICMLRRSKNRLASLFAAAFIRLIQGTPIVVLLMILYYIIFGKLDISAVLVAIFGFSVNFGVYVSEMMRTGIDAVDKGQIEAAYALGFTRVRTFWKITFPQAARHFLPVFKGEFISMVKMTSIVGYIAIQDLTKVSDIIRSRTLEAFFPLIATAVIYFLVANILTALLSRLEISLDPKRRKRAVKGVVTNDFH from the coding sequence ATGAGATTGAAATGTTCCAGGGCAGTTGCACTTGTTCTGACCCTGTTGATTCTCATAAGCCTTCTGGCAGGCTGCAATACCAAGACGAAATCAGCGTCTGCCGAAGCATCCCAAAACAACCAGCAGCGTGTACCGGTGGAAGCTTCCCGCATCGGTGTGATGGAGGGCTCTACCAACGAGGTTTATGCGGAGGAGCATTATCCAAAAGCGGATCGTCAAAGCTTTAAGAATTATGTTGACAGTACTGCAGCACTGGATGCGGGCAAGCTGGATTATGCCATGATGGACTATACCAGCGCACTTCGTTTTATCCGCAGCAATCAAAACCTGAAAATTGGATCAGGAGCCCTGACCGATGAAAAGCTTTGTCTTGGGATCAGTAAAAGCCAGCCTGAGCTGGCGCAAAAGGTCAGCGCGGTGGTGGACAAATATCTTGCCGATGGAACCATGGATGAGATTATTTCCCACTGGATCAAGCCTGACGTATCCGATTATGCTGTTGTAAAGACTCCCAGACTTGAGGGAGCACCAAAGATTAAGGTGGCCATTGTATCGTCCCGGGAGCCTACCACATTTATGATGAACGGTCAGTATGCCGGTCTTGATGTGGAACTCATTGACAGAATTCTTTATGAGTTGGGATACCAAGCGGAATATCTTGATATGGAGTGGGGGGCAGTCATCACCGCTATGGGCAGCAGCAAGGCTGATATGACCATGGGCATGTACAATACTCCTGAGCGCGCGGATAAGCTTCTGTTTACCTCACCCTATTTCACAAACCCGCAGGTGCTGGTGGTACGTCAGGAAACAGGCGAGGATACAGGGGTCAAAACAGGTTCTGATACAGATGAGCCTCAGTATACTGCCCTGAACCAGCTCTCAGGAAAGGTGGTTGCCTCTCAGACCGGCACCATCGCGGATCAGCTGATCAACAATGTCATTCCCAATGTGAACTACAGCTATTTTAACACGCGGGCCGACATGCTCGCAGCGCTGAAGAACAGCAAGGTAGAAGCAATGCCTGCCGACGAACCGGTGGCCAGACTGGTTGCGGCGCAAAACCCGGATCTGGTCATCCTGCCTGAGCAGATCGTTGAGGACCACTATGGTGTGGCACTGCAAAAGGACAGTCCTCTTACTGTTCCGGTGAACGAGGCCATTGCCCGGTTGAAGGCTGACGGCACTCTGGACAAAATGAAGGAAAAGTGGACCGGCGCTGATGAAAGGATCAAAGTTCTGCCTAAGCTCGTCTATCCCGGTGCAAACGGGACCTTACATGTGTCACACGAGATGAGTGCAGAACCCATGGAGTATGTGGGAGCGAATGGAGAGTCGGTGGGCTATGATTTGGAGCTGATGCTGCGGATTGGTGAGATTCTCGACCGCAAGGTGGAGTTCACAGGCGTCGATTTTGCAGGATTGATCCCCATGCTGCAAAGCGGCAAGGCGGATGCCGCAGTAGGCTGCATGTCCATCACTGACGAACGGAAAAAGACAGTGGATATGAGCGATTCCTATTATGATGGCGGGCTGTACTTCGTTGTGCGCAAAGCCGCCGACCCCGCTGCTACCGTTTCTGCTCAAATAAAGGAGGGTTTTGGGGACAGTCTGAAGGCCAGCTTCACACGTACCTTTCTTACGGAAAACCGCTGGAAGCTAGTTCTGGATGGTCTGAAGGTCACGGTGCTCATATCAATCTGTTCGGGGCTCCTGGGCTCACTGCTGGGCTTTGGAATCTGCATGCTAAGGCGCAGCAAAAACCGCCTGGCCTCTCTTTTTGCAGCGGCATTTATCCGGCTCATCCAGGGAACGCCAATCGTGGTACTGCTGATGATTCTCTACTACATCATTTTCGGCAAGCTGGATATTTCTGCCGTTTTGGTAGCGATTTTCGGTTTTTCAGTCAACTTTGGTGTTTACGTATCAGAGATGATGCGTACTGGTATTGACGCGGTGGATAAGGGACAGATCGAGGCAGCATATGCTTTGGGCTTTACAAGGGTCAGAACCTTCTGGAAGATCACCTTTCCCCAGGCAGCACGGCATTTCCTGCCGGTTTTCAAGGGTGAGTTTATTTCTATGGTCAAGATGACTTCAATCGTAGGCTATATTGCGATTCAGGATCTCACCAAGGTCAGCGACATCATCCGCAGCCGCACCTTAGAGGCATTTTTTCCGCTGATTGCAACGGCGGTGATCTACTTCCTGGTTGCGAATATTTTGACTGCGCTGTTATCGCGTCTGGAAATCAGTCTGGACCCCAAGCGGCGGAAACGCGCTGTGAAAGGAGTAGTGACAAATGATTTCCATTAA
- a CDS encoding amino acid ABC transporter substrate-binding protein, whose amino-acid sequence MKMKKIITLILIAMVLCMMFSACGSSKTGSDTEGSTPASDGAEEQKDKLAAGLLEQNSIETSARKNWTQANGNGEIRKQVEYKRFDSLNTMLMELGTGRVDFLQLPGSVAAYLAAADDSLIIETKDNSRPNQHYHMAARGDNTALMEELNKAIEALKADGTLDQLVSDYIANADSEPASNALVKNEGGETHVVAVTGDLPPMDYVAADGTPAGFNVALLNAISEKTGCNFEIVQMDAAARLSALESGKIDLVFWIGCWSNDGFEPEEENISLSTSYFEEPLCFVSYSADVLEKIRSIFVRAN is encoded by the coding sequence ATGAAAATGAAAAAAATAATAACCTTGATCCTAATCGCTATGGTTCTTTGTATGATGTTTTCGGCCTGCGGAAGCAGCAAAACAGGAAGTGATACGGAAGGCAGCACTCCAGCATCCGATGGTGCAGAAGAACAGAAAGACAAGCTGGCTGCCGGCTTGCTGGAGCAAAACAGCATAGAAACATCGGCTCGTAAGAATTGGACACAGGCCAACGGAAACGGTGAAATAAGAAAACAGGTCGAATATAAGAGATTTGATTCCCTGAATACCATGCTGATGGAGCTTGGCACCGGACGAGTAGACTTTTTACAGTTGCCCGGCAGTGTTGCAGCCTATCTGGCTGCCGCAGATGATTCTCTGATTATTGAGACAAAGGATAACTCAAGACCAAACCAGCATTACCATATGGCTGCTCGTGGGGATAATACGGCACTAATGGAAGAGCTGAACAAAGCCATTGAAGCTTTAAAGGCAGACGGCACACTTGACCAACTGGTATCCGACTACATCGCCAATGCGGACAGTGAGCCTGCTTCCAACGCACTGGTAAAGAATGAGGGCGGAGAGACTCACGTTGTAGCTGTTACCGGCGATCTGCCGCCGATGGACTATGTTGCTGCCGACGGAACGCCAGCGGGCTTCAATGTTGCTCTCCTCAATGCAATCTCCGAGAAGACAGGCTGTAACTTTGAAATTGTGCAGATGGATGCAGCAGCTCGTCTGTCGGCACTGGAGAGCGGAAAGATTGATCTTGTCTTCTGGATTGGATGTTGGAGCAATGACGGTTTTGAGCCAGAGGAAGAAAATATCAGCCTTTCAACGTCATACTTTGAAGAACCTCTCTGCTTTGTCAGTTATTCGGCGGATGTTCTGGAAAAAATCAGATCCATCTTTGTGAGAGCAAACTGA
- a CDS encoding radical SAM protein, with amino-acid sequence MFYKLCKPYRLRGWDGLPFCLTSPHALTPRLLSREEFAVLLCCDGMTEFGKDIDDGDEKIAKILRSMLDGGVISAAESPSEIMELQKFRKYPNGHIHSVIWSITGDCNLRCKHCYMSGGRNQYQDLTKDQLFDLIAQFEEAGVMEVELSGGEPQMSPYFWELVDELSNRNIHISHVHTNATLLNDDFFADMKKRDLYWTFDSSLDGVGTHDDLRGTPGAEISAIASLRKIRREGYPLLVNSKFHTDSVHTVLDTYELMKDIGVTSWKVSFVFPIGEAVSSVPSAPAVCCVEYLELLKRYRADGNPFDLNLIEGLVKGHRGGGFAYWENDKEDAFNQQRVSCGLCRNRPYILPDSTLVPCIGWVSTPVEAMLPKLSKMPLSKIYADPNSQFRKLVGIKVSDITERNEECRQCAYKLTCGGGCRADALATNHGSDAIYKRGMMLCSVYKGGFMTKVKEICK; translated from the coding sequence ATGTTTTATAAGCTTTGCAAGCCATATCGTCTGCGCGGCTGGGACGGCCTGCCATTTTGCCTCACAAGCCCTCATGCACTGACGCCTCGCTTGCTGTCTCGGGAAGAATTTGCGGTGCTTTTGTGCTGTGACGGTATGACCGAGTTCGGTAAGGACATCGATGATGGCGACGAAAAAATTGCCAAAATCCTACGGTCTATGCTGGACGGCGGCGTGATATCCGCTGCGGAATCACCCTCAGAGATCATGGAGCTTCAAAAATTTCGAAAATACCCCAATGGACATATCCATAGTGTGATTTGGAGCATCACCGGTGACTGCAATCTGCGATGCAAGCACTGCTACATGTCGGGGGGGAGAAATCAATATCAAGACCTGACGAAAGATCAGCTATTTGATTTAATTGCCCAGTTTGAAGAGGCGGGCGTGATGGAGGTTGAGCTATCCGGCGGAGAACCGCAGATGTCACCCTATTTCTGGGAGCTCGTGGATGAGCTTTCAAACCGAAATATACATATTTCACACGTTCACACGAACGCCACGCTGCTTAATGATGATTTTTTTGCCGATATGAAGAAACGCGATTTGTACTGGACCTTTGATTCCAGCCTTGACGGGGTGGGAACACACGACGATCTGCGCGGCACGCCGGGCGCTGAGATCTCTGCCATCGCTTCCCTACGAAAAATCCGCAGGGAAGGGTATCCACTGCTGGTAAATTCCAAGTTTCATACAGATAGTGTTCACACCGTTTTAGATACTTATGAATTGATGAAAGACATCGGCGTGACAAGCTGGAAGGTCAGTTTCGTGTTTCCCATTGGCGAGGCGGTTTCCAGCGTTCCGTCTGCACCGGCTGTTTGCTGTGTCGAATATCTTGAACTGTTGAAACGCTATAGAGCGGACGGTAATCCCTTTGATTTAAACCTTATAGAGGGTTTGGTAAAGGGGCACCGCGGCGGCGGATTTGCCTATTGGGAGAACGATAAAGAGGATGCGTTCAACCAGCAGCGTGTATCCTGCGGTCTGTGCCGAAACCGTCCCTATATTCTCCCTGACAGTACCCTTGTACCGTGTATCGGCTGGGTGTCAACTCCTGTAGAAGCGATGCTGCCGAAGCTTTCGAAAATGCCCTTGTCGAAAATCTATGCAGATCCCAATTCTCAATTCCGTAAACTTGTAGGAATCAAGGTTTCGGATATTACGGAACGAAATGAGGAATGCCGCCAATGTGCGTATAAATTGACTTGCGGAGGCGGCTGCCGCGCAGACGCCCTTGCGACAAATCACGGCAGCGACGCTATCTACAAGCGGGGGATGATGTTATGCAGCGTTTACAAAGGCGGATTTATGACAAAAGTCAAGGAAATCTGCAAATAA
- a CDS encoding ATP-binding cassette domain-containing protein, which translates to MSIIQVEHLFKSFGSLEVLRDVSLTVEEGERIVIIGGSGCGKSVLLRSLDLLEKPDAGRILIDGDEITARGADVNRIRQKMGMVYQGFHLFQHMDVLDNLTLAPTRLRGMSRAEAEEKAAELLKMVSLESRKHAMPGVLSGGQKQRIAIARCLAMEPKIMLFDEPTSALDPTMVGEVLATMRMLAKRGMTMLIVTHEMAFAREVGTRILYLDEGGIYEQGTPEEIFDRPQKPKTKAFIQKMKYFSQKIDRRDFDLMQLQGGIQGFAEKYGIGDKFAYRLQLCAEELVFEMLSGAVSEEAEVKLEVNISYSEADKSILLELICSGSKYDPFSTDEDDETHLGVTILRNVAKDMSFAYHDGINQIKVRL; encoded by the coding sequence ATGAGTATCATTCAAGTGGAGCACCTTTTCAAATCCTTCGGTTCGCTTGAAGTTTTGAGGGATGTCTCGCTTACGGTTGAGGAAGGAGAACGCATTGTTATCATCGGCGGCTCTGGGTGCGGCAAAAGTGTGCTTCTGCGCTCCCTTGATCTGCTTGAAAAGCCGGATGCAGGACGCATCCTCATTGATGGAGATGAAATAACCGCCCGGGGCGCCGATGTGAACCGCATCAGACAGAAAATGGGCATGGTCTATCAGGGATTTCATCTATTCCAGCACATGGATGTACTGGACAATCTGACGCTGGCTCCCACCCGCTTGCGGGGGATGTCCAGGGCTGAGGCAGAAGAAAAAGCCGCAGAGCTGTTGAAGATGGTAAGTTTGGAGAGCCGAAAGCACGCAATGCCGGGGGTTCTCTCCGGCGGTCAAAAACAGAGGATCGCTATTGCCAGGTGCCTTGCCATGGAGCCGAAGATTATGCTCTTTGACGAACCCACCAGTGCGCTGGACCCAACCATGGTGGGCGAGGTACTTGCTACGATGCGAATGCTGGCCAAGCGCGGTATGACCATGCTGATTGTAACCCACGAGATGGCCTTTGCCAGGGAGGTGGGGACACGGATTCTCTACCTTGATGAAGGAGGGATTTACGAGCAGGGTACCCCGGAAGAGATTTTCGACCGGCCCCAAAAGCCGAAGACCAAAGCCTTTATTCAAAAAATGAAATACTTCTCCCAGAAAATCGACCGGCGTGATTTCGACCTGATGCAGCTTCAGGGAGGGATTCAGGGGTTTGCAGAAAAGTATGGGATCGGAGATAAATTTGCTTATCGGCTCCAACTTTGCGCCGAGGAATTGGTTTTTGAAATGCTTTCCGGTGCGGTTTCAGAGGAAGCCGAAGTAAAGCTGGAAGTGAATATCAGTTACAGCGAAGCGGACAAATCCATCCTGCTGGAGCTGATCTGCAGCGGCAGTAAGTATGATCCATTCTCAACCGATGAGGATGACGAGACGCACCTGGGAGTCACCATTTTAAGGAATGTAGCAAAAGATATGTCCTTCGCTTACCACGATGGTATCAATCAGATCAAGGTGAGGCTATAA
- a CDS encoding ABC transporter permease subunit (The N-terminal region of this protein, as described by TIGR01726, is a three transmembrane segment that identifies a subfamily of ABC transporter permease subunits, which specificities that include histidine, arginine, glutamine, glutamate, L-cystine (sic), the opines (in Agrobacterium) octopine and nopaline, etc.), with protein sequence MSFYDIFYKTLIAGGSYLTLWKGLWVTVEISLLSILMGTALGALICAARMCKNRLLRSAAALYIAVLRGSPVLLLLMLMYYVIFARSELSAPLIAVAAFSLNVSAHTAECFRAALTATDKMQAEAARTLGFSGWQAFLIISLPQAVTIAKPTYQSALVNLIQWTSVVGYVTITDLTRVINNIGSRTMQPLFMILVGMLLYLALAYLCYGIFALAERISEKRAEGRRSR encoded by the coding sequence ATGTCCTTTTATGACATTTTTTATAAAACACTGATTGCCGGCGGCTCCTATCTCACTCTTTGGAAAGGCCTGTGGGTTACCGTGGAGATTTCGCTGCTGTCCATCCTAATGGGTACGGCGCTTGGGGCCTTGATATGCGCTGCAAGAATGTGTAAAAACAGGCTGCTAAGGAGTGCTGCGGCGCTATATATCGCCGTTCTGAGGGGCAGCCCGGTACTGCTGCTGTTGATGCTGATGTACTACGTAATCTTTGCCAGAAGCGAGCTGTCAGCGCCTCTTATTGCGGTTGCGGCCTTTTCTCTGAATGTCTCTGCCCACACGGCAGAGTGTTTTCGGGCTGCACTGACCGCTACCGACAAGATGCAGGCTGAGGCAGCCAGGACGCTGGGGTTTTCCGGTTGGCAGGCTTTTCTGATCATTTCTCTGCCACAGGCTGTAACCATTGCAAAGCCCACCTATCAATCCGCACTGGTAAATCTGATCCAATGGACCAGTGTGGTTGGCTATGTGACCATTACTGATCTGACCCGTGTTATCAACAACATCGGCAGCCGTACGATGCAGCCGCTGTTCATGATTCTGGTGGGGATGCTTCTGTATTTAGCACTTGCCTATCTTTGTTACGGAATCTTTGCTCTGGCAGAAAGGATTTCTGAGAAAAGAGCCGAAGGGAGGAGATCGCGATGA